A genomic segment from Leptolyngbya boryana PCC 6306 encodes:
- a CDS encoding glycosyltransferase family 4 protein, with translation MRTLFTFHYPADPNAGGPGVTWRLGREYEKLGHEVEFYSLDDLPKKLPPLARFILFPEFTAAKILHSHRHAAIDVIDASTADAWIWGLGLQKLQKQRPLLVARCHGLEHIEHLEYLEESQRGHLKLEWKYPLYRGSIRLWEVATSMRQSDLVLLLNQRDRDFVVEQLGVHPDRAHIVANGIPETMLNLPFEPTPAEPEPIRIAQVSSYIVRKGIQYGTPALNALLKRYPKIEVSLFGTECSADQVYADFDPEVRDRVTVIPYYENHKLPELLKGHHIKVLPTISEGFGVALVEAMACGLAPVTTTAPGPLEIVRDRETGMIVPCRDCEAFEQAIETLILDRAFLDRLRHNAYRSAQRYSWQNIAQDNLNFYEMAQRMRA, from the coding sequence ATGAGAACATTATTCACATTTCACTATCCCGCTGATCCAAACGCGGGAGGCCCAGGAGTTACTTGGCGATTGGGGCGAGAATATGAAAAATTAGGGCATGAAGTCGAGTTTTACTCGCTCGACGATTTACCCAAAAAATTACCACCTTTAGCGCGATTTATTTTATTTCCAGAATTCACTGCTGCAAAAATTCTCCACTCTCATCGCCATGCTGCGATCGATGTGATTGATGCGTCCACAGCAGATGCTTGGATCTGGGGACTCGGTTTACAAAAACTGCAAAAACAGCGCCCCCTTTTAGTGGCACGCTGCCACGGGTTAGAACACATAGAACACTTAGAATATCTCGAAGAATCGCAGCGAGGACATCTCAAACTTGAGTGGAAATATCCTTTATATCGAGGCAGTATTCGCCTTTGGGAAGTCGCGACTTCGATGCGACAGTCTGACCTCGTTTTATTGCTCAATCAACGCGATCGCGATTTCGTCGTCGAACAGTTAGGAGTTCATCCCGATCGGGCGCATATCGTCGCCAATGGCATTCCCGAAACGATGCTCAATCTACCCTTTGAGCCGACTCCAGCCGAGCCTGAACCGATCCGAATTGCCCAAGTCAGTAGCTACATCGTGCGGAAAGGCATTCAATACGGAACCCCTGCTCTCAATGCACTTCTCAAACGCTATCCCAAAATAGAAGTCAGCTTATTCGGAACAGAATGCTCAGCCGATCAAGTTTATGCCGACTTTGATCCAGAGGTGCGCGATCGCGTCACGGTCATTCCCTACTACGAAAACCACAAACTGCCAGAACTGCTCAAAGGACATCACATTAAAGTTCTCCCAACGATTTCCGAAGGCTTTGGTGTTGCGCTTGTCGAAGCGATGGCATGTGGACTCGCACCCGTCACAACCACGGCTCCAGGTCCATTAGAAATCGTGCGCGATAGAGAAACCGGAATGATTGTACCCTGTCGCGATTGTGAAGCCTTTGAGCAAGCGATTGAAACCTTAATTCTCGATCGGGCTTTCCTCGATCGCTTACGACACAACGCTTATCGATCGGCACAGCGATACAGTTGGCAAAACATTGCTCAGGATAATCTAAACTTCTATGAAATGGCGCAACGCATGAGGGCTTAG